One part of the Rutidosis leptorrhynchoides isolate AG116_Rl617_1_P2 chromosome 1, CSIRO_AGI_Rlap_v1, whole genome shotgun sequence genome encodes these proteins:
- the LOC139875746 gene encoding TMV resistance protein N-like isoform X1, giving the protein MMMNRRSFSDRTILGKEVMYVLFTLFSHYLFKVLFFFAFDNSKFISSSSSSSSFLVPCSSSKRKNDLSSSYDDVHLCKRPKYDVFVNYSLEDTGNKFVSHLKAALKRNIFTISDHNTLPIGQDMRSELLKAIEESHTYLVVFSTNYSPSVESLDELVLIMDSLLNFKNRKVIPVFLNVDPSDVRNIKGCFEEAFRAHEANIDPKRVHQWRKALKEAGQRSGHPLKNGDDEAAFIQNIIQDLKKIKIPLELFDAQHAVGIEPRAQAIISALRLGDLDFHNIVAVFGISGSGKTTIVQAVFDRIVAEFDYYCFIKNIHFYKNKGPFWEVELLREVLRGLTGNDPTHENVGAPEIRRLLESEKTLLVLDDVEKVDDLKALGRFTFCLIKFRIWKQQSNCDNKK; this is encoded by the exons atgatgatgaatcgTCGGAGCTTCTCCGATCGTACAATACTCGGAAAAGAAGTAATGTATGTTTTATTCACTTTATTTTCCCATTATTTATTTAAGGTTCTTTTCTTTTTTGCTTTCGataattctaaatttatatcatcatcatcatcatcatcatcatttttggtCCCTTGTTCTTCTTCTAAAAGGAAAAACGATCTCAGTTCTTCTTACGATGACGTTCACCTCTGTAAAAGGCCAAAGTATGATGTGTTTGTGAATTATTCGTTGGAAGATACCGGCAATAAGTTTGTAAGCCACCTGAAGGCAGCCCTGAAACGCAACATTTTTACCATATCTGACCACAACACTCTTCCAATAGGCCAAGATATGCGTTCTGAGCTTTTGAAAGCTATTGAAGAGTCTCATACCTATCTCGTTGTATTTTCCACTAATTACTCTCCTTCAGTTGAGTCTCTTGATGAGTTGGTTCTCATTATGGATTCCCTCCTCAATTTTAAGAACAGGAAAGTTATTCCGGTATTTTTGAATGTCGATCCGTCCGATGTTCGAAATATAAAAGGATGTTTTGAGGAAGCCTTCCGAGCGCACGAAGCCAACATAGATCCAAAGAGAGTTCACCAATGGAGAAAGGCCCTCAAAGAAGCAGGTCAAAGGTCCGGTCATCCTTTAAAAAATGG TGATGATGAGGCAGCCTTCATACAGAACATCATTCAAGATCTCAAAAAGATTAAAATTCCATTGGAGCTATTTGATGCTCAACACGCTGTTGGGATTGAACCACGGGCACAAGCTATAATTTCAGCATTAAGGTTAGGTGACCTTGATTTTCACAATATTGTGGCGGTTTTTGGAATCAGCGGGTCTGGTAAAACAACTATTGTCCAAGCTGTGTTTGATAGAATTGTTGCAGAATTCGACTACTATTGTTTTATTAAGAACATCCATTTTTACAAGAACAAGGGTCCATTTTGGGAGGTTGAATTGCTGCGGGAGGTCCTTCGTGGTCTAACCGGAAATGATCCGACTCACGAAAATGTTGGAGCCCCTGAAATAAGAAGATTATTAGAGAGTGAAAAGACTCTTTTGGTGCTTGATGATGTTGAGAAGGTGGATGACTTGAAAGCACTAGGCCGGTTTACATTCTGCCTCATTAAGTTCAGGATCTGGAAGCAGCAGAGTAATTGTGACAACAAGAAATAA
- the LOC139875746 gene encoding TMV resistance protein N-like isoform X2, which yields MMMNRRSFSDRTILGKEVMKNDLSSSYDDVHLCKRPKYDVFVNYSLEDTGNKFVSHLKAALKRNIFTISDHNTLPIGQDMRSELLKAIEESHTYLVVFSTNYSPSVESLDELVLIMDSLLNFKNRKVIPVFLNVDPSDVRNIKGCFEEAFRAHEANIDPKRVHQWRKALKEAGQRSGHPLKNGDDEAAFIQNIIQDLKKIKIPLELFDAQHAVGIEPRAQAIISALRLGDLDFHNIVAVFGISGSGKTTIVQAVFDRIVAEFDYYCFIKNIHFYKNKGPFWEVELLREVLRGLTGNDPTHENVGAPEIRRLLESEKTLLVLDDVEKVDDLKALGRFTFCLIKFRIWKQQSNCDNKK from the exons atgatgatgaatcgTCGGAGCTTCTCCGATCGTACAATACTCGGAAAAGAAGTAAT GAAAAACGATCTCAGTTCTTCTTACGATGACGTTCACCTCTGTAAAAGGCCAAAGTATGATGTGTTTGTGAATTATTCGTTGGAAGATACCGGCAATAAGTTTGTAAGCCACCTGAAGGCAGCCCTGAAACGCAACATTTTTACCATATCTGACCACAACACTCTTCCAATAGGCCAAGATATGCGTTCTGAGCTTTTGAAAGCTATTGAAGAGTCTCATACCTATCTCGTTGTATTTTCCACTAATTACTCTCCTTCAGTTGAGTCTCTTGATGAGTTGGTTCTCATTATGGATTCCCTCCTCAATTTTAAGAACAGGAAAGTTATTCCGGTATTTTTGAATGTCGATCCGTCCGATGTTCGAAATATAAAAGGATGTTTTGAGGAAGCCTTCCGAGCGCACGAAGCCAACATAGATCCAAAGAGAGTTCACCAATGGAGAAAGGCCCTCAAAGAAGCAGGTCAAAGGTCCGGTCATCCTTTAAAAAATGG TGATGATGAGGCAGCCTTCATACAGAACATCATTCAAGATCTCAAAAAGATTAAAATTCCATTGGAGCTATTTGATGCTCAACACGCTGTTGGGATTGAACCACGGGCACAAGCTATAATTTCAGCATTAAGGTTAGGTGACCTTGATTTTCACAATATTGTGGCGGTTTTTGGAATCAGCGGGTCTGGTAAAACAACTATTGTCCAAGCTGTGTTTGATAGAATTGTTGCAGAATTCGACTACTATTGTTTTATTAAGAACATCCATTTTTACAAGAACAAGGGTCCATTTTGGGAGGTTGAATTGCTGCGGGAGGTCCTTCGTGGTCTAACCGGAAATGATCCGACTCACGAAAATGTTGGAGCCCCTGAAATAAGAAGATTATTAGAGAGTGAAAAGACTCTTTTGGTGCTTGATGATGTTGAGAAGGTGGATGACTTGAAAGCACTAGGCCGGTTTACATTCTGCCTCATTAAGTTCAGGATCTGGAAGCAGCAGAGTAATTGTGACAACAAGAAATAA